The region CGTTCCTCATATTTGCTGCCCTCCATGTTCACTGATCGCCcagctttatttttgtgttttttttttttttacccttccaGCCAGTATGGTTTCCCCTGATAAGAGCAGACGGACCACCCTCACCCCCTCCGGCCCCTCGAGCGGCACAGCTTTGCTCGGCCCTAGTCTCCTGGACTGCAATTCCCATGACTCCTTCCAGTCCCGTGGCCTTCCTGACGTGGCAGAGGTAAATCATCCCTTTATTGTAGAAAATGTGCCTCATTTCATTTCCTCATTTGCACATGCTCAGTCATCTCCGTGTGGGCAACGATGACAACAACCagcagaagtattttaaagcaaCGTGAATGAAGGTGACGTGTGACTCGTCACCTGTGGTTTAACCCGTGTTTTAGAACAATGTTGTCTTTGCACCACACTTCGTTACGTATTTTAATGTGATAGGTCAAGACATGGTGGTGCATGTttgcaaagtggaaggaaaacgataagtggcttttaaagatgTCTCTTAAAACCTGTGTTTCAACCTCTTTATAAATCCGTCTGACCTGTGAAGGCCTCGGAGGTGTGttggagaacatcagtgaacaaacggcatcatggcgatcaaggaacacagcagtcaGCTCAAGGACAAAGTTGTGGAGGCGTTTTAGAGCAGGTTTAGGCTATAGAACGATACCCCCGCTTGGAAAATCTCAGACCtctgttcagttcatcatctgaaaatgtaaaaaaaattaatactgcAACAACTGCAGACAAGGGCCTCCACCTAAACTAACAGGCTAGACAAGGAGAGCATCAAAACAGCATCTCTGCAGTGAAGAAGAGGCAGCGTCATGCTGCCAGACGCTACTGTCTCCCCACCTTCCTCTGACaccctagggctggacgatatatatagagagaaaaaaaaaagcacatcgatAAAATTGAAAtcatatcgataattatcaacaaatttaaaacatattttaagtgcagccctggacgttttatgctgctgcttaaCGACccatttttaaatacagaacacacaaacactgaattcaaactcaaccctttattcaatgatctttttaccaaaaatacaagtttataaaacaaaaaacaacaacacatgttctctgaactctttgaagggggcggagcttcctgggtctgcgtgtgtgattggttgggaggatgtaacgattgtattattaacctacatggctagaatgctaaaggaaggaaaactgttattctattgaactttttattgaccctttttttttttatcatcgatATCCGTCTAtagatcgatatatatcgttattgaattatcgtccagccctgtgACACGCCTCCCGCCTTCTAGAAGGATTTTGTATGATCTCTTATTTTGCGAGAGTAGAACACGGAGTACGCTTTCAAACGAGGGAAATTGCCACTCGCTCCTTATGCTCTtgtagatgtatttttttctaggCCAACATCATTATTTTTAACCTCTTCCTGGTTGGGATTGCAGATGGACTCCCAGCTTGCCTGCATGATGAGCGAGAGCAGCGTGGACTACATCGCTCGCTTCAACGACCTGGCTCAGGAGCTGGCCGTCACCGAGCCCTCCATCCCTCCTCCATGAGGAACAGAGCCATCCGGAGGACGCACATCACTCCTCTGTGGCTTCCCCTAACGCTCTGGAGGAGCGCGGAGGAGGTCCGACCTCCCCCCCCCAAGCCATCCCCTGCCCTGGAGTATAAGTGCAATAATAACAGTGGAACCTGAGCGTCGGTTTCCCTGAACTGTTCTTTaaggttaagaaaaaaaaaaagacaccctTTAAAATCAAACACTTTAGACGAATAAACGTGTTTACAAAACACAACCTCAtgtacaaggaaaaaaaaaattactatgcCATGTCTGAACAAACCATTTTCACCACTCCACCCTTCGTCTCCGTCTGTTTTTCTACTCCGACATCCGAGCCCTAAAATGTGGAAATCCGTCTAAATGTGCCAGATCCGACCTGCagtgtggtttttattttatttttattttattttattcccctAACGTATGGCTGCAGAGGCTGAATACCACGAGGTACATGTTTCAATGAAGTTGTAAATGCGTAGCACAAACCAGCGACGGCATCCATCATCGTGTCCCGAAGTGATGTTTCTGTAGCTCAAGTTAGCTTTCCTCACTCGGTCCTTTGTTATTCACAAATATTGTATTAGTTCAAATGGGAGAATTTGCTAaaaagccgttttttttttttcttttttcctataAGGTTgaaaagacaaatttcattaACTTTTCATCTGCTTGcctatttattttatgtgaacGTTGGACGTTTTCAGTTATGGATGCACCTGGATCATGAAGATTATTTCCCTTCAATCAAATGCGTGCATCTTGTGGCCCGGATTACTTcaatggtgctttttttttttttttttttcttcccccacacgtttctgttttttttttcatataataaaacaaaaaaaaacagtggtttACCCTTGACCTAAAAAGCAGAAAGGTGAGCAGTCAGAAGAATGAAACACTAAAGCCATAGTAGCTCCTCgtcttaatttttgttttgtcattattTCAAACTCCCTCCCTTGAGGTTTATTCCCCTTTGACTGTTAACTAACAAACACTATAGCTAACATCAGCCCGATTGGCCTCTCATCCTTCTCACATTTCATCTCCCTCATTAAGATCCCAGGTCCCTCCTGCCCCCCCCCTGCAGGGATTTGCAACACGCGTCCTGCTGTTGGTCCAGACTCAGATTCAGGGTTCATCTTTGGGAACTTTTTCCTGCATCATCACACATTAGAGCATAAACTGCAGgacagctttttaaaatcacCATTCCgcaaaagttatttaaatacGTTGCTTTTCTTTTAGCGCCTCAGTGGCTTTGACGTCACAGTGTGGAAGCTCTGGGATGCATAAAACATCGACAAACGGCTTCATTTTGTGACACTAGagtctctatatatatatatataaggaacGAGTGGCAGGTTTTGTATTTTATCCTGGaaagttttgtctttttctgttgAAGGATTTGTACAAATGCTAATTCCAATATTCAGCGCCTGTGTAACATAATGTAAAATTGATATTTGGACTATTTATTAACATttcttaaagtgtttttttttttctctctctgtttaaCTTAATATTAAGGTGGCATCTTAAGAGGATAAACCTGTTTTAAGTTTTGTAAGAGCTGTTTTTGTTCAGTGTATAAAGATAGATGCAACATCCACTTTGTCGTTTCTTGTGTTAATTGTGTGTACTTGCTGGTATCAGCATATCCGGGTGCAGCTTGGGAAGCCTGATAGCAGCAGCGGTAGCTCATCTGTAACATATGGCCTCTGTGGGCTCATGTTATTTAGACATGGGCCCACACAGGATAAAAGCTACAGCCTCCAGTGCTGCAAGTAATTTATTGTAACTCTATTGTCCATTGCGCTAGTGACCAATCAGCTGCAGCAAGCGATCCACAACATCCACAGCCAGGAATAGTTTCATGACCAACATCCTCTGTGTGCGCTTCTGTGTCAAAGGGCTTTCAACTTCATTGAAGagcacacacctccaaattgcacaCAGGTTCGATTCTGGCACACTGAACGATGTTTGAGTTTTACTGGCTGGAGTTcaaatagggctgggcgataaatcgatttaatcgattaattcgaatttacaattctttaagatttcatttttggaaaatctggattttattttgccaatacactcattgggtttccatgaagagaacagcatgtgatgctgaatatatgtttagacaaatgtattgtcaaaatattgttaagtggaaactttttttttaccataatacaaggtacttcatttacttagtttttaacttagtttgatgttcacaagtgcagtgaagcctgttcttagctcaatgtgtaataccactagcagcaaatgttttgttatattttcattgtttataatggcacggctgccatcttgcttTACAggcttgtttcacagcttgtttttagttgcactttgaattcaggtcaactccctgacgaagtgcttgacataaaaaagcaaggttttaaaataatttctttaatttcttttcatgaaacaaaaaggaggaaaaaaaaaatcgattaatcggatttggtatgataaaatcggagatttatttttttaatccatatcgcccagccctaagttcaaatgcaaaatcTGTTTGCCACGCTGTGAACGGGAAGGCCTGGAGCCATAAATGGCATTGTCAAGGAGAATACGCCATGTGGGTTATAAAACATCTGCACAAtagttcttaaaaaaagaaaatcaactaGGATTTAGAACCTCAATGTGATCACTAATAAACTTGCGTTTTATGTGCATGATTTGTTCCCATTggacaagggggggggggggggggctctagAAGAGCAATAGTGATTGTCTTCACACTTTCCTCTCAAATTTGCCACAAGCCAGCAAGATTTGCCAGGTTGTGACGGTCTTGGAGGGTCCTGATCCAGTAAAGGGAGCCTCAGTAACGGTGAGCaagaaacatctttttttttcctttaattggacattacacattttatttctttacaggACGGTTGTCAACACAACAAACTATTAGTAATTACTTTATAATAACCCCCTTACTGTTCCTTGAGCAAAATAAGTTAGTAAGTCGGGAGAAATGTACCAGATGCCGGGAAGGTTGAAATACTGAGGCTGAAAAATGTATCAGTCTGTCAAAACAGCCTCGTTTAAACAGGAAATGAAGATAAACGGCGGTCCCCTTTTATATACAGATGAGTTATGAAACGAATGTCCCAGAAACATAAAGAACAATTTAACGAGAATCACACATTGTGTAAGAACCCACTGGTTTCTGCCAGAGCTGGAACCGGGTCCAGCGGTGGGAAGAGTCGCCAAAGAGCACAGCCTGTCCACATTTCATAACCGTTTGGCCTCTGGCGTCCAGCGTCTGGGTCTGGTCCCACTCACTcaaacataagccccccccccacccccacctttAGGCGGCAGGTCACTCGTCTTTACGCTTCTGCTCTTTGCGAGCCCGAGACGACATGAGTCTGAAGAAGAGGGCGGGCCACAGTGTGCGCAGGTAGATGGCCACAGTGGGCAGAGGTCCAGCCAAAACCACATCCTTGCTTTTCTGACGGACGGCCTTTAGAACGGCTCCCGCAACGTCCCTGGGGTCCCAACCTGATGCCGTGGTTTTATCCACAACTGGCAAGATACAACAATGATGAGTTTTAAAGAGCAGTTGACCCAGAGACGGCTATTTAAAAGCTTCATTACAAATAGGAGACGTTATAATGACTCTCCGTCCTATTCATAACGCGGCATTTGCTCTTAGGATGGCTCACCTCCGTACTTGGAGCCATCTCCCGTCACAGCGTTGACCGACAGGTTGGTCCGGATGTACCCGGGGCTGATCACTGTCACTGGGATCCCAAAGTGGCCGATCTCTGCCCGCAGGCAGTCAAAGTAGGCCTGCGTGGCATGCTTAGATGCTGCATCTGctcacattaaaaaacaacaacaacacggaGACACTGGTGATGCTTGACTTTCTGTTGTCCcggaggagagaaaaagagaagaagtcAACCTACAAGCAGATCTGTAAGGAATGGCTATCTTTCCCTGGACGCTGCTGATGACAACGATGTGACCGCTGCGTCTCTGGACCATGGAGGGCAGCAGCGCTGTGAAGGGAGCAGAGAAACGGAGAGAGGTAATGTTTCCATAACACAACGAGGCGCATTTATACTCGACGTTTGTTTTCTCAAAAAGTACACGCTCAAACCGAATTTAGGATACCGTCGTGACTGTACCACGCAGAACCGCAACGTCTTAGTAAAAACAACGGCGTGAGGAACCAGAAACCTCCAGTAGTGCATAATTTTGAcgccaaaggaaaaaaatacaaggctatcaatatataaaataaaaacctgaaaagtgtgaGGGAAATTTGCATTCAGACCCCCCCTGTTACTGTGATACGTCAACTACCAGCAGGAGAACGACACTACTCCCGACGGCCAGagccacaactgaatgatttagaTGAAAGCATGTtcacggcctagtcaaagttttgACCTGAATCCAGGTGAGAATTAGTGGCAAGTCTTAGACTTCAAAGCTTACAGAAGCTCTTCATTCAGTCAGTCAAttaagctttatttatagaggGCATTACACACCCAAAGAgacaagaataaataaaatgaggaataaaataaggaaaataatACTTAATCTACAGTAAAACAAATAGAATAGGAAaagttaaaaccataaaaagaaaagaaaatttagACTATTAACAAAAACCAGCCTGGTAagttaaaaaaggtttttaaaagataattaaaaatcaTTCAAGCTCTTGGCCATCCTTACAGTGAGAGCAGAGAAAACTGTCTCCTCGGCTCACAAGACGAGTCCGAGGAtcgtctaaaagctgcaggttaCGCCGACCTCACGGTTCCGCTGGCAACATGCTCGTCTACTAGGAGCTGCATGAccgtttaaacatttaaaaactaaaaataaaatcttcaaaCGTCCAAGCAGCCAGTGCAGGGAGGACAATGTGAGAGCAACGTTTTCACGTCTTCCTTTACCGGACCAGCAGCAGACGACGAAGAAGGCCGTAGCTACTCCATCTGAGTATAGAGAGAGTTCATTTGTTCTGACTGAGCTTTAGCGAAGCTGGTGGAGGAGCGAAAAGTGGTTCAACAGAGTCTTGACAGAGGAAGGGCGGAATACAAGTGAGAAGCACACTTTTCCGATCCCCAAAATCCCGAAGTCTTCTAACTTTAATCATTCTGCTCTACGTTGTTTTGGACAGTCGCATTAAATCCCCAAAATTATTAAAGTTTGGGACTCTAATGCGGCAAAACGTGAAAGGGTCAAGTGGTAAGGAGGGCTTTGAAAGTCTACATATTTGCTTCGCTGCACTCCAACAGGTAAACTGTGAAAGGGACTTCAGACGATCCACTCAAGCACATCACCAACCTTGAGTGAGAGCAATGGGACCGAAGTAATTGGTTTCCATGACGCCTCTCTGAACGGACACGTGGGTGTCCAGTATGTTGCCGCGGTAGCTGATCCCTGCGTTATTGACGAGGACGTCTACGTGCCCGTGGCATTTCAGGATCTCCTCGGCAGCTTTCTCCACGGTGTCCGCTTTGGCCAGGTCGAAGACGACGGTGCTGGGAGTGAAGGTCTGCTGGGTGAACGGAGCAAAGCCGGCAAATCACGTCAAACTGTTCCTCTCCTAGACTCaaaagccccgccccctttcaTTCTGTTAATAGAGACCATAAAGGCTATTTAACTATATTTATACCACTTTCCCTTTTTATGTGACAAGATgaagcttcaaaaaaaaaaaggaaacatcacCGATCATGTCTCTGGGTGCATTCAGACTCTTATTGGGGATCTCTACCTACCTGCcgctagggctgggcgatatggattaaaaaataaatctccgattttatcataccaaatctgattaatcgattttttcctcctttttgttttattaaaagaaattaaagaaattatttaaaaaaacttgctttttatgtcaagcatttcgtcagggagttgacctggattcaaagtgcaactaaaaacgagctgtgaaacatgtaaaacaagatggcagccgtgccattataaacaatgaaaatataacaaaacatttgctgctagtggtattacacattgagctaagaacaggcttcactgcacgtatgaacttcaaactaagttaaaaaaaaagtaaataagtacatgaagtacctcgtattatggtaaaaaaaaagtttccacttaacaatattttgacaataattttgcctaaacatatattcagcatcacatgctgttctcttcatggaaacccaatgagtgtattggcaaaataaaatccagattttccaaaaatgaaatcttaaagaattgtaaattcaaattaatcgattaaatcgatttatcacccagccctacctGCTGCTGGATGTCTGTGGAGCTTGCGTTGAGCTCCTGGACCACCTCCTGCAGGCGAGCCGCATCTCTTCCACAAAGCACGAGCCGAGCGCCTGCAGCGTGGAAGACTCGTGCACACTCTGCATCGGGAGGGGGAAAGAAGGCAGCCATCGTTAGGAGACTTGGTGCCAATCGCCTGCAGCGAGAATGGATGAGAGGCGCACCTTTTCCGAGCCCGGAACTGGCCCCTGTGATGACCACGACAGCTCCGCGCACGGAAGCCCCCCGTCTGAGGCGCACCAGGACCCGGTAAAGCAGCAAGACTCCCAGGCTTGTTAGAAGCAGAGGAAGGGCTCCTCCTCCCATGACGCGCTCCATGGACGGACGACCACTCTTCCTGCTCCTCACGGGTTATACCTGCAGCCAGACACCGGCATCATCGCTAGTTCCATCCAGCAGAGCTTTGAATATTACAACATGTAAAGTCATGTGTAGATGGGCCAGTCAGAGCGTGCTGTGGTCGGGGACATTGAGTTTTGAACTGAAAGGTCTTTTGCTGAGTCGCTTCTTTCACCTCGAGCATTTTTACCGTAGAGCCAGACTTTCTGCTTCTGGTCGCCTCTCGGCAGAACCTCCTCACAGCATCCAACTATCTGCATGACAACGGCCCGTGTGCATATGACGACATCAGCTTCTACACTGATAATACATCCTTTTATCAGCTGTTTCTATGGCACGCTGAAGCACGCAAGGTCATTAGCTTCATGCAGCGTGTGAACAGGTTTTTGATGGTGGTTAAGATCCGGGGAGAGAAATGCCCTCAGGATGTTCTCATTACCCAGAGCTCAGGGAAGGGATCAGCTTTTCTCCAGGTTTCCCAAAACAGTCTGAAGGAGTCTTGGTTGGTGAAAATGACCAAAGTCACCTAAAGTCAGTCCTCAGCAGTTCCCTCTGGATGCTTCCTGGAGATCGTCAGTCTGTTACTCATATCTGACTTTGACAAAAGAGGCTTTTATGCAACCGTTCTTGACTCCAGGGCAGCATGCAGCATCCCGGTTGCCATTAgggagcaagctctgcactggtggcaacCTATCCTTGACGTTTTTGAGGATCCGATGAATGTTTGACTGGGTTGTGAACTTGTTTTTGACAGCAACATCCTTGCCCGAGAAGCCTTTTTGAAGCAAAGCAGTAATGACGTTGGAAGTAAATGTggcttgggaaaaaaaataatgatttcaaCACCCACTCCCCTTTTATAGAAACCCTTCTACATGTttgatttacaaaataaaaaaataattaataaaaatctaaatttttccCTTGAGCAATTTAAAAGATCATTGAAGTGATGCAAGCACAATGCTTCTTTCAGGGCTAAAAAGGAGCAAATGATAACTTTCATTACCTTTGTGATTAATTTCACTCTTTCCGATCACTGTTCACAGCAACTCAATGCAAATCGCTGCGAGAAAAACAAGCAGTGAAGTTGGCAATAGGGTTTGTGTCCATCTCAACACTTATAGTCACAATAATAATATCATATATCATAATAATGATaacgttttttttcctataaAGTACTTCACAGTATATCTAAGATACCCAGTTTCATCAACTATGAACAGCTGTGCATGATTCTAAGAAAGCACTTTCAAGATATGaatcataaaatattttttccctgtTCTCTATTTAAGGGATGACAGTTTTAAAAGGAGAGCATTAGACTTTCAATCCATCAAAAGCTGCGTTTGAAATCATATTTTCGCTAATGatattaatttaaagttaaCATGCTGAAACATATTGTAGATAATATGGTGGATTACCCTGCAATGAGCACACACTTGTCATTTTATGTTTACAGAGTAAAACAATACCTTcactaattatatatatatatatatatatatatatatatatatatatatatatatatatatatatatatcatgagTGTACTGCATTAATCTAGCTTGACAACAAGGGTATACAAGCAATGTGGATCAGATACAGTTGTGACTATTGTTTCTTCTACTGCCCACGTCTGAGCCAATCCAAATCTTTATCCAGTCAATCCTGACATTAATGCTTAGAACCAGGTAGATGGAGTCAGTAGTAGTGGGATCAcgcttgtgtctgtgtgttggaGGCTTGCTCCACATAAAAGCTGACAGCGACCCAGGATCCAGGCACTTTCTGGACCACCAGATGCGTTTATAGGCTGCGCTACCTCCGTTTAAATTGTGTAAAATCTAAAGCCAAGTGTGACCAACTGTTAAATGACGACATCAGACCAAGTTTTATCAAATTAGGCTAAAT is a window of Fundulus heteroclitus isolate FHET01 unplaced genomic scaffold, MU-UCD_Fhet_4.1 scaffold_48, whole genome shotgun sequence DNA encoding:
- the dhrs7b gene encoding dehydrogenase/reductase SDR family member 7B isoform X2 translates to MERVMGGGALPLLLTSLGVLLLYRVLVRLRRGASVRGAVVVITGASSGLGKECARVFHAAGARLVLCGRDAARLQEVVQELNASSTDIQQQTFTPSTVVFDLAKADTVEKAAEEILKCHGHVDVLVNNAGISYRGNILDTHVSVQRGVMETNYFGPIALTQALLPSMVQRRSGHIVVISSVQGKIAIPYRSAYAASKHATQAYFDCLRAEIGHFGIPVTVISPGYIRTNLSVNAVTGDGSKYGVVDKTTASGWDPRDVAGAVLKAVRQKSKDVVLAGPLPTVAIYLRTLWPALFFRLMSSRARKEQKRKDE
- the dhrs7b gene encoding dehydrogenase/reductase SDR family member 7B isoform X1, producing MERVMGGGALPLLLTSLGVLLLYRVLVRLRRGASVRGAVVVITGASSGLGKECARVFHAAGARLVLCGRDAARLQEVVQELNASSTDIQQQQTFTPSTVVFDLAKADTVEKAAEEILKCHGHVDVLVNNAGISYRGNILDTHVSVQRGVMETNYFGPIALTQALLPSMVQRRSGHIVVISSVQGKIAIPYRSAYAASKHATQAYFDCLRAEIGHFGIPVTVISPGYIRTNLSVNAVTGDGSKYGVVDKTTASGWDPRDVAGAVLKAVRQKSKDVVLAGPLPTVAIYLRTLWPALFFRLMSSRARKEQKRKDE